In Psychrobacter immobilis, a single genomic region encodes these proteins:
- a CDS encoding Lrp/AsnC family transcriptional regulator translates to MSQVLDDIDKAILNLLQDDATLPLKRVAEQVHVSIATAQRRIQALISNGVITKQVAIVDPNKVGYGLTAVVMIEMARSNTSMQHRFERLMNAQPQVMSCYEVSGDADFMLMVNAKNMSDYHRFTTGLLTYENNVRNFKSQFVMNFTKSGTKILLD, encoded by the coding sequence ATGAGCCAAGTTTTAGATGATATCGATAAAGCGATTTTAAATTTATTACAAGACGATGCGACCTTGCCATTAAAAAGGGTGGCAGAACAAGTGCATGTGTCTATCGCTACTGCCCAGCGCCGTATTCAAGCATTAATCAGCAATGGCGTCATTACCAAGCAAGTCGCTATCGTTGACCCAAATAAGGTTGGTTACGGACTGACCGCGGTGGTGATGATAGAGATGGCGCGCTCAAATACCTCGATGCAACATCGGTTTGAGCGCTTGATGAATGCGCAGCCACAGGTGATGAGCTGTTATGAGGTGTCTGGTGATGCGGATTTTATGTTGATGGTCAATGCCAAAAATATGAGCGATTACCATCGATTCACGACTGGTTTGCTCACCTATGAGAATAATGTGCGCAACTTTAAAAGCCAATTTGTGATGAACTTTACTAAAAGTGGCACAAAGATTTTGCTCGATTAA
- a CDS encoding tetratricopeptide repeat protein, with protein MSIDDMEGLDEATRKEIEELQKVTREKDGGEAFADAQFNIGKILQENVSDEEAIAKWRTVERYDDVKTYAKAQCNIGFLSERARDFEKALLAWEAIQRKDYPPAYSKAQVGIGLVLKQKKDLQGALSVWGNIKRSDDLAAYARAQFNIGILFQEMKDSQKTLNAWRKIKYCDDENVYFAAQFNIGLVLIKQNDVAEALSVWGNIKRSDNTDLYARAKFNTGVLLKSRGRFAGAMEAWSKIRRSDGLNFFCSAQFEIGKALIDKNVEESALEAKKHFLIAKEFFSYESHCYMKICDLLRKDSDKTSRIQYLRFFERILKTVDILRIKFIDSNSNNQSAERKLAHYTIVEFR; from the coding sequence ATGAGTATTGATGATATGGAAGGTTTGGACGAAGCAACACGGAAAGAAATTGAAGAATTGCAGAAAGTGACGCGTGAGAAAGATGGAGGAGAGGCTTTTGCAGATGCTCAATTTAACATAGGAAAAATACTTCAAGAAAATGTCAGTGACGAAGAAGCAATTGCTAAATGGCGTACTGTAGAACGTTATGATGATGTAAAAACATATGCTAAAGCACAGTGTAATATTGGATTTCTTTCAGAAAGAGCAAGGGATTTTGAAAAGGCTTTGCTAGCGTGGGAAGCAATTCAGCGTAAAGATTATCCACCTGCATATTCTAAGGCACAAGTTGGTATTGGTTTAGTTTTAAAACAGAAGAAAGATTTGCAAGGTGCTCTGTCAGTATGGGGTAACATTAAGCGTTCTGATGATTTAGCAGCGTATGCTAGAGCGCAGTTTAACATTGGCATATTATTTCAAGAGATGAAAGATAGTCAGAAAACGTTAAATGCATGGCGAAAAATTAAGTATTGTGATGATGAGAATGTATATTTTGCTGCACAATTTAATATCGGACTAGTCTTAATAAAGCAAAATGATGTAGCAGAAGCTTTATCAGTATGGGGTAATATCAAGCGTTCTGATAATACGGATTTATATGCTAGAGCGAAATTTAATACCGGAGTTCTGTTAAAATCTAGAGGTAGGTTTGCAGGAGCAATGGAGGCATGGAGTAAAATAAGACGTTCTGATGGCTTAAACTTTTTCTGTAGTGCTCAGTTCGAAATAGGGAAAGCTCTTATTGATAAGAATGTTGAGGAAAGTGCTCTTGAAGCCAAAAAACATTTTTTAATTGCAAAAGAGTTTTTTTCTTACGAGTCGCATTGCTATATGAAAATATGTGATTTATTAAGAAAGGATAGTGATAAAACTTCAAGAATACAGTACTTAAGGTTTTTTGAAAGGATTTTAAAAACAGTTGATATTCTAAGAATAAAATTTATAGATTCAAATAGTAATAATCAAAGTGCTGAAAGAAAGCTCGCTCATTATACTATAGTAGAGTTCAGATAA
- a CDS encoding IS630 transposase-related protein has protein sequence MTYSIDYRKQVLSSIDNGLTVREAAAFYTLSTSTIHSWRQNLEPKKGRDKAPTKIPDDALLQDVKAYPDDYQYERANRLGCSKTGIHHALKRLNISQKKDTRASKSLSGKKS, from the coding sequence ATGACTTATTCAATCGACTATCGTAAACAGGTTCTTTCTAGCATCGATAATGGTCTGACTGTTAGAGAAGCTGCTGCTTTTTACACGCTTAGCACCAGTACTATACATAGCTGGAGACAGAACTTAGAGCCTAAGAAAGGGCGAGATAAAGCCCCGACTAAAATACCTGATGACGCTTTGCTTCAGGATGTCAAAGCGTATCCTGATGACTATCAATATGAGCGCGCAAATCGTCTGGGCTGTAGTAAAACCGGCATTCATCATGCTTTAAAACGATTAAACATCAGCCAAAAAAAAGACACTAGAGCATCCAAAAGCCTGTCTGGAAAAAAGAGCTAA
- a CDS encoding IS630 family transposase: MEKRAKYLNHLSDYIIQGYPIVYMDESGFEHETIRPYGYAPIGKPCIDRYNWQGKKRTNVIGALYERVLFALDYFEKNINGDVFYNWCKYTLIPSLKTKCVIVMDNASFHKRVQKLLNRHGHRLLFLPPYSPDLNPIEKKWAQAKFLRQGWMENNLPKLFHDMGCIDFILS; this comes from the coding sequence CTGGAAAAAAGAGCTAAGTATCTCAATCACTTGAGTGATTATATAATTCAAGGCTATCCCATTGTTTATATGGATGAAAGTGGCTTTGAGCATGAGACCATCAGGCCTTATGGCTATGCTCCGATAGGTAAGCCTTGTATCGATCGCTACAACTGGCAAGGTAAAAAACGTACCAACGTCATTGGTGCCCTGTACGAAAGAGTACTATTTGCACTTGATTACTTCGAAAAAAACATCAATGGAGATGTATTCTATAACTGGTGCAAGTACACGCTAATACCGAGCCTAAAAACCAAGTGCGTAATCGTAATGGATAACGCAAGCTTTCATAAACGAGTACAAAAGCTGCTTAATAGACACGGCCATCGCCTTTTATTTTTACCACCCTACAGCCCTGATCTGAACCCTATCGAGAAAAAGTGGGCACAGGCTAAATTTCTACGCCAAGGATGGATGGAGAATAATCTACCTAAACTGTTTCATGATATGGGCTGTATCGATTTTATATTAAGCTGA
- a CDS encoding YgiQ family radical SAM protein, producing MSADTIARTAFKQGTKPLYDYDKHWASCYEPAPYLPMSRKEMDDLGWDACDVIIISGDAYVDHPSFGMAIIGRLLESQGFRVGIIAQPDWKSKDAFMELGKPVYAYGVTAGNMDSMINRYTADRKIRSDDAYSPGNVANKRPDRAAIVYSQRCREAYPDVPIILGGIEGSLRRIAHYDYWSDKVRRSILMDARADVLLYGNAERAIVDVVHGLSKGYSFEQMSKLRGTSYLLTPTRRHWQDDMTEVASNDVDTVGRVDPIINPYVMTEDVDQCSIEQDKPSDSPVGQALSGMASQYPGFVSEPVANKILNAEQVDEETQVVQMRGFDKPMTARKHKIKMPPREKTVIRLPDYEHVKSDPVLYAHASRILHLETNPGNARALVQRHSSGAGNSHTSIDVWLNPPPIPLSTEEMDYVFDLPYARLPHPSYGDARIPAYDMIKFSVNIMRGCFGGCTFCSITEHEGRIIQNRSEESILREVEAIRDTAPNYTGVISDLGGPTANMYRLSCKDETIEKNCRKPSCVYPDVCENLITDHSNLTKLYRKARDIKGVKKILIASGLRYDLAVKDPEYVKELVSHHVGGYLKIAPEHSEENVLSKMMKPGMGSYDKFKAMFEQYSQEAGKEQYLIPYFIAAHPGTKDEDMMNLALWLKSHGYRADQVQAFYPSPMATATTMYHTHKDPLHKISRDEGDMDIVKSGKQRKLHKAFLRYHDPKNWVLLRKALQDMGRGDLIGKNRGCLIPPFNASLEGRDAAQDSYQSARKKNSRLGNDSVKRNNNSSTNGASAKGAASKNTVSKNTKKRVSKGNFQTQHTGLPPRKTK from the coding sequence ATGTCTGCCGATACCATCGCCCGCACCGCCTTTAAACAAGGCACCAAACCACTTTACGACTACGACAAACATTGGGCAAGCTGTTACGAACCTGCGCCTTATTTGCCAATGAGCCGCAAAGAAATGGACGATTTGGGCTGGGATGCCTGTGATGTCATCATCATTTCAGGCGATGCTTATGTCGATCATCCAAGCTTTGGTATGGCGATTATCGGTCGTCTACTAGAGTCACAAGGCTTTCGTGTGGGTATCATTGCTCAGCCCGATTGGAAGAGCAAAGATGCGTTTATGGAATTGGGCAAACCTGTCTATGCTTACGGCGTGACCGCAGGCAACATGGACAGCATGATCAACCGCTATACCGCCGATCGCAAGATTCGTAGCGATGATGCGTACTCGCCGGGCAACGTGGCAAATAAACGCCCTGACCGCGCCGCTATCGTCTATAGCCAGCGCTGCCGTGAAGCTTATCCTGATGTGCCAATTATCTTAGGCGGTATCGAAGGTAGCTTACGCCGTATCGCTCATTATGATTACTGGTCGGACAAAGTCCGCCGCAGTATTTTGATGGATGCCCGTGCCGATGTTTTATTGTACGGTAATGCTGAGCGCGCCATCGTCGATGTGGTACATGGTCTGTCTAAAGGCTATAGCTTTGAGCAGATGAGCAAATTGCGCGGTACCTCATATCTATTGACGCCAACGCGCCGCCATTGGCAAGACGATATGACTGAAGTTGCTAGTAATGACGTCGATACCGTGGGCCGTGTTGACCCGATTATCAATCCGTATGTGATGACCGAAGACGTGGATCAATGCTCAATCGAGCAAGACAAACCCAGCGATTCACCGGTTGGGCAAGCGCTCTCAGGAATGGCTTCACAGTATCCGGGCTTTGTGTCTGAACCAGTTGCCAATAAAATTCTAAATGCCGAGCAAGTTGACGAAGAAACGCAAGTGGTGCAAATGCGTGGTTTTGATAAGCCAATGACGGCGCGTAAACATAAAATAAAAATGCCACCACGTGAAAAGACGGTCATTCGTCTGCCTGATTATGAGCACGTCAAATCTGACCCTGTTTTATACGCTCATGCCAGCCGTATCTTACATCTTGAGACCAATCCAGGTAATGCCCGTGCCCTCGTGCAACGTCATAGTAGTGGCGCTGGTAACTCACACACCTCCATCGATGTCTGGCTCAATCCACCACCGATTCCGCTCTCGACTGAAGAGATGGATTATGTGTTTGATTTGCCGTACGCACGTTTGCCGCATCCAAGCTATGGCGATGCACGCATCCCTGCTTATGACATGATTAAATTTTCTGTCAATATCATGCGCGGCTGTTTTGGTGGTTGTACTTTCTGCTCAATCACTGAGCACGAAGGACGCATTATCCAAAACCGCTCGGAAGAATCTATCCTACGAGAAGTCGAAGCCATTCGTGATACCGCACCTAACTACACTGGCGTTATCTCTGACCTTGGCGGGCCAACGGCCAATATGTATCGTCTGAGCTGTAAAGACGAGACCATTGAAAAGAATTGCCGTAAGCCGTCTTGCGTCTATCCTGACGTCTGCGAAAACTTGATTACCGATCACAGTAATTTGACCAAGCTGTATCGCAAAGCCCGTGATATCAAAGGTGTAAAAAAGATTCTTATCGCCTCTGGCTTGCGTTATGACCTAGCGGTGAAAGATCCAGAATACGTCAAAGAATTGGTCAGTCATCATGTCGGTGGTTATCTAAAAATTGCACCTGAACATTCAGAAGAAAACGTCTTATCGAAAATGATGAAGCCGGGCATGGGCAGCTATGATAAATTCAAAGCCATGTTTGAGCAGTACAGCCAAGAAGCTGGCAAAGAGCAATATCTGATTCCTTACTTTATCGCCGCGCATCCGGGCACGAAAGATGAGGATATGATGAACCTTGCGCTGTGGCTAAAAAGCCATGGCTACCGCGCTGACCAAGTACAAGCGTTTTATCCTAGCCCGATGGCGACAGCGACCACCATGTATCATACGCACAAAGATCCACTGCATAAAATCAGCCGCGATGAAGGTGACATGGATATCGTCAAATCGGGTAAGCAGCGCAAATTGCATAAAGCGTTCTTGCGCTATCATGATCCAAAAAACTGGGTATTATTGCGTAAAGCTCTGCAAGATATGGGTCGTGGTGATTTGATTGGTAAAAATCGTGGCTGCTTAATCCCGCCGTTCAACGCCAGTTTAGAAGGGCGCGATGCGGCACAAGACAGCTATCAATCAGCGCGTAAAAAGAACAGCCGCCTAGGTAATGACTCGGTGAAGCGTAATAATAATTCGTCAACCAATGGCGCATCCGCTAAAGGCGCTGCGAGTAAAAACACGGTCAGCAAAAACACCAAAAAGCGCGTGAGCAAAGGCAATTTCCAAACCCAGCATACGGGTCTGCCACCGCGTAAAACCAAGTAG
- a CDS encoding DUF2971 domain-containing protein, with product MANILLSEASSKEPAKKLRLNTISNMNDPSEGQLLKLFLNKEEGIIYNPTDFDERFHAFFSCFTFNHDSLNQFRLYGKKDYLEASGVSLVFTQNFFQDNNSGGLSFLSIDSFSQKLREKHISPEFGYENIENEDKFDNNLIGKKPVMRCIYLDPESGYIQLAQRNRLTFYREFDCNKTIIDKDRVDIEKSLAEESWEHYSNEMAKKTKDFIESFNILKNDYEKIVSENTKIRDISLDKSNALEVLLDEILLPLKYLIKHSAFQEEQECRMIYITSLDRPEVKMEFGRFLYVEYEPDVKSHLDKLYIAPAATQYQPYLTKLLCDTNVKIELSNNPYRQI from the coding sequence GTGGCTAATATTTTGTTAAGTGAAGCCAGCAGCAAAGAGCCTGCCAAAAAATTACGTTTAAATACTATTAGCAATATGAATGATCCTAGTGAAGGACAGTTGCTCAAATTATTTCTGAATAAAGAAGAGGGTATAATTTATAATCCTACAGATTTTGACGAAAGGTTTCATGCTTTTTTTAGTTGCTTTACTTTTAATCATGATAGTCTGAATCAATTCCGACTTTACGGTAAGAAAGATTACCTAGAAGCTTCTGGTGTTAGTCTGGTTTTTACTCAGAACTTTTTTCAAGATAATAATTCTGGTGGACTTTCATTTCTATCAATTGACTCTTTTTCTCAAAAATTAAGAGAAAAACACATTTCTCCTGAATTTGGTTATGAGAATATTGAGAATGAAGACAAATTTGATAATAATTTAATAGGTAAAAAGCCAGTGATGCGTTGCATTTACTTAGATCCAGAAAGTGGATATATTCAATTGGCACAACGTAACAGGCTTACTTTTTATCGCGAGTTTGATTGCAACAAAACTATAATAGATAAAGATAGGGTGGATATAGAGAAAAGCCTTGCAGAGGAGAGCTGGGAACATTACTCTAATGAAATGGCTAAAAAAACCAAGGATTTTATAGAGTCTTTCAATATTTTAAAAAATGATTATGAAAAGATTGTTAGTGAAAATACAAAAATCAGAGATATTTCATTAGATAAATCTAATGCACTTGAAGTATTATTGGATGAAATTCTTTTGCCATTGAAGTATCTAATTAAACATTCTGCATTTCAAGAGGAGCAAGAGTGCCGAATGATTTATATTACTTCACTTGATAGACCTGAAGTAAAAATGGAATTTGGTAGATTTTTATACGTCGAGTATGAACCTGACGTAAAATCCCATCTCGACAAGTTATATATAGCCCCTGCTGCCACACAATATCAGCCTTATTTAACAAAGCTGCTCTGCGATACAAATGTCAAAATTGAACTCTCAAACAATCCATATCGTCAGATTTAA
- a CDS encoding YidX family protein: MTKNTRTIRKEESNNPVLKALSFKTVISVASLAALLASSGCATSSLLDSDNRVSKTTTKSVLSEDQIVAFGRPAQALPKMPNATMVIVGEKNSYVLTQGGTEMVGLLTNLTPKNIQVDNEMNFYVPNNDGYFQGEMKLSYAKLKDEFKRSDYQFFLQNNGKECTSASDQRINAQRFCFSVPVKGAIYPQVSNLSLIQSNYRPLTKPYTVSFYTQSQQNQVSRSGANTAQKLVLLPFALAFDVVTFPFQLLE; the protein is encoded by the coding sequence ATGACTAAAAACACCCGTACCATTAGAAAAGAAGAAAGTAATAATCCAGTACTAAAAGCATTAAGCTTTAAGACAGTGATATCAGTGGCGTCCCTTGCGGCATTGCTCGCCAGCTCAGGCTGTGCCACTAGCTCATTATTAGACAGTGACAATCGAGTCAGCAAAACGACAACTAAAAGTGTGTTGTCTGAAGATCAAATCGTAGCTTTTGGTCGTCCTGCACAAGCATTGCCAAAAATGCCCAACGCGACCATGGTAATCGTCGGTGAAAAAAACAGCTATGTGCTGACCCAAGGTGGGACAGAGATGGTGGGTTTATTAACCAACTTAACGCCAAAAAATATCCAAGTCGATAACGAGATGAACTTTTATGTGCCCAATAACGATGGGTATTTTCAGGGTGAGATGAAGCTGTCTTATGCCAAACTAAAAGATGAATTTAAACGTTCTGACTATCAGTTCTTTTTGCAAAACAACGGCAAAGAATGTACCTCAGCCAGTGACCAGCGTATCAATGCTCAGCGCTTTTGCTTTAGCGTTCCTGTCAAAGGTGCTATCTATCCGCAAGTAAGTAACCTCAGCTTAATCCAATCCAATTATCGCCCTTTAACTAAGCCTTATACGGTGAGCTTTTATACCCAAAGTCAGCAAAATCAAGTGTCTCGTAGTGGCGCAAATACAGCTCAGAAGCTGGTTTTATTGCCTTTTGCCTTAGCTTTTGACGTTGTCACTTTCCCATTTCAGTTATTAGAGTAG